The following proteins are co-located in the Microplitis demolitor isolate Queensland-Clemson2020A chromosome 5, iyMicDemo2.1a, whole genome shotgun sequence genome:
- the LOC103569392 gene encoding odorant receptor 46a, whose product MKPLLPESFFILKCIGLWQPVHWEGFKTWIYKLFTVFSLVILFTDTGSQIVDCFVTCKTVSDYADHSFILLTMIGICIKMASLVKNRYRIAELMERLSTGVFRTNNLEEENILAKFDNIMKWRTVLFCIFVQMGTVNLIISSVIYLAPHHITITKLYLPWDIKTDAGYWTAWVLQAISRLFGGPVNVACDSLVSGVMYRASAQFKILASRLRGFLLEPANFENKKYDYHRVEKHEAKKMAELVKEHLEIIQIITKLNDIFGLVIFMQYCVSSTVLCVTVFVFAQVRQFDIHCAMMITYTGCLYFQIYLLCSAGTEMTSESLNFVSYIYTFDWNELKLSTKKSLLIMMLRCHRPLKFRSSQIIELSIESFSQIVKFSYSAYSVLAQSQP is encoded by the exons ATGAAGCCCTTACTTCCTGAGAGCTTCTTTATCCTGAAGTGCATTGGACTGTGGCAGCCGGTACACTGGGAGGGATTTAAAACTTGGATTTACAAACTCTTTACGGTTTTTAGTCTTGTCATCTTATTTACCGACACTGGCTCGCAGATTGTCGACTGCTTTGTCACCTGTAAAACTGTTTCTGATTATGCCGACCACtcttttattttgttgacCATGATTGGGATCTGTATAAAAATGGCTAGTCTTGTTAAAAATCGCTATAGAATTGCTGAGCTGATGGAGAGGCTTAGCACCGGCGTTTTTCGAACTAATAATCTGGAAGAAGAAAACATTTTAGCCAAGTTCGATAATATTATGAA GTGGAGAACCGTATTATTCTGCATATTTGTCCAAATGGGTACGGTTAATTTGATAATATCGTCAGTAATATACTTAGCACCTCACCATATAACAATTACGAAGCTCTACCTGCCGTGGGACATAAAGACAGATGCCGGGTACTGGACAGCGTGGGTCCTGCAGGCGATTTCCCGATTGTTCGGTGGTCCCGTGAACGTCGCATGTGATAGCCTTGTTTCCGGAGTCATGTATCGTGCTTCGGCACAATTTAAAATCCTGGCAAGTCGTCTGAGAGGCTTCCTGTTGGAACCTGCAAActttgagaataaaaaatacgatTATCATAGAGTGGAAAAACACGAAGCGAAGAAAATGGCTGAATTGGTGAAAGAACACCTGGAGATTATACA GATTATTACAAAGCTCAACGATATCTTTGGGCTCGTCATCTTCATGCAGTACTGCGTTAGTTCCACAGTCCTCTGCGTTACGGTATTCGTTTTCGCTCAGGTCAGACAATTTGACATTCATTGTGCTATGATGATTACTTACACTGGATGTCTGTATTTTCAAATCTATCTTTTATGCTCCGCTGGAACTGAAATGACTTCTGAG AGTCTCAATTTTGTgtcatacatttatacatttgACTGGAACGAATTGAAACTAAGTACCAAAAAAAGTTTGCTAATAATGATGTTAAGATGCCACCGTCCACTGAAATTCAGAAGCTCCCAAATAATTGAACTGTCTATTGAATCATTTAGCCAG ATCGTCAAATTTTCATACTCCGCTTACAGTGTATTGGCTCAATCACAACCTTAA
- the LOC103569393 gene encoding odorant receptor 22a-like, with translation MEFFNHPDWRIGKLMLCSFGGWPYQSQHSRRILNFISIFTVQSIFIPEIFRLTRIWNSMEMIVECVPMISLHIVANIKMFNCIINLNKVKVLLEHIERYYQSDLCESELRILYKDRQSHKKVISIYVFYIYLIAVVFASIPVLSKVLDLIAPLNESRPKVYLYPAEYFVDQDKYSTYIYIHGYIALPITMTLCTAYDFLYSACGHHVCSMFKIVGNRLKNSIDKKIVWTKNETLDRNNRQDEVYKSLIECVKMHKFILNYVDCYQQAFSDSLFLVIGANMLALCITGLQSLITMNQFHDAVSYIVFAFGQLIHLFLLNYQGQNIINHSENFYNDAYQTNWHEFPKKSRKIFILIIMRSSEFSIIRAGKIYVMSSDSFSNVLKTAMSYLMVLNSLR, from the exons ATGGAGTTTTTTAACCATCCAGACTGGCGGATAGGGAAACTGATGCTTTGTTCCTTCGGTGGCTGGCCTTATCAGTCGCAACACTCCCGCCGAATACTCAAtttcatatcaatttttactgtccaaagtatttttataccaGAG ATATTTAGACTGACCAGGATCTGGAACAGCATGGAAATGATTGTTGAGTGCGTACCCATGATTTCGCTGCACATTGTCGctaacattaaaatgtttaattgtataattaatttaaataag GTCAAGGTACTACTGGAACACATCGAACGTTATTATCAATCAGATTTATGTGAATCTGAATTACGGATTCTGTATAAAGACAGACAAAGTCACAAAAAAGTCATATCCATTTACGTTT tctacatttatttaattgcggTGGTTTTTGCATCAATACCAGTGCTATCAAAGGTACTAGATCTGATAGCGCCGCTCAACGAATCGCGGCCAAAAGTTTATCTCTACCCAGCTGAGTATTTTGTCGATCAGGATAAATATTcaacatacatttatattcacGGCTACATAGCATTGCCAATCACGATGACTCTCTGTACCGCGTATGACTTTTTGTATTCTGCTTGCGGCCACCATGTTTGCAGTATGTTTAAAATTGTGGG aaatcgcttgaaaaattcaattgacaaaaaaattgtttggaCTAAAAATGAGACATTAGACCGTAATAATAGACAAGATGAAGTCTATAAGTCATTGATAGAGTGCGTAAAAATGCACAAATTTATACTGAA ttatgtTGATTGTTATCAGCAGGCTTTTTCTGATAGTTTGTTTTTAGTTATTGGTGCAAATATGTTAGCTCTGTGCATCACAGGCTTACAg agttTAATTACAATGAATCAATTCCATGACGCAGTTTCATATATCGTGTTCGCTTTCGGACAATTGATCCATCTATTTCTCCTAAATTATCAAGGACAAAACATTATCAATCACagcgaaaatttttataatgatgc atatcaaACAAACTGGCATGAATTCCCAAAAAAATcaaggaaaatatttattttaataataatgagaagTTCCGAGTTTTCAATCATAagagcgggaaaaatttacgTAATGTCATCTGACAGTTTTAGTAAc gtGCTTAAAACAGCGATGTCATATCTAATGGTTTTAAATTCACTTCGTTAA